One Pseudodesulfovibrio cashew DNA window includes the following coding sequences:
- a CDS encoding YaiI/YqxD family protein, which translates to MHIWVDADACPNVIKEILFKAALRREVPVTLVANAFLSVPPSPLIKAVQVASGFDEADKEIVRLVKSGDLVITADIPLANAIVDKGATGLNPRGELYTEDNVKGLLRMRNLMEELRSGGMVSGGPAPLGPKDKQEFTNQLDRFLTRSLRKG; encoded by the coding sequence ATGCATATCTGGGTTGATGCCGACGCGTGTCCCAATGTAATCAAAGAAATATTGTTTAAAGCCGCACTCCGACGTGAAGTGCCAGTGACATTGGTGGCCAATGCCTTTCTTTCTGTTCCTCCTTCGCCTTTGATCAAAGCAGTCCAGGTGGCGTCCGGTTTTGACGAAGCAGACAAGGAGATTGTTCGCTTGGTCAAATCTGGTGATCTTGTGATCACGGCTGATATCCCATTGGCGAACGCTATTGTTGATAAGGGGGCTACGGGGCTCAACCCGCGTGGCGAATTGTACACTGAAGATAACGTCAAGGGTCTGCTGCGCATGCGCAACCTGATGGAAGAATTGCGAAGCGGCGGTATGGTTTCAGGCGGCCCCGCTCCTCTAGGACCAAAAGATAAGCAGGAGTTCACCAACCAGCTCGATCGCTTTCTGACACGAAGTCTGCGCAAGGGCTGA
- a CDS encoding (Fe-S)-binding protein yields MDMVMPKPMDAEVREFLAKFDFSACMVCGTCSNGCPITGTPGMEGWDTRKVMRMLSYGMVDEVVDSNFPWLCTGCGRCAYSCPMGIDIPAVMAHMKSLRDRDKVPGTLHQGMQNNVDTGNNLAIAREDYLEGMAELGAEMAEECPGFYVPVDKDDAKILFFPNSKEVYGDFEDQFWWWKVFYAAKEDWTVPSAGWEAVDWALFTGNYAANRKLAKRKIDFMKEHNIERMIMPDCGGGSYGCRKGMETCVLEDPNNEVGFTYLYDYLIQIIREGRIRLDKSVNAGKRFTWHDSCKHGRELARHFGKGYYEEPRWIIRQCVDDFADMTPNRGLNYCCGAGGGMWPMPFEDESAYHARRKYDQIRRSGADVVVVGCSNCRDQIMKRIPKYYTEYTYEVKYIWQLVAETLVLEPWEEEMVEKANSLANAQWEKFGVDLSAMEY; encoded by the coding sequence ATGGACATGGTCATGCCCAAGCCTATGGATGCGGAGGTTCGGGAGTTCCTCGCCAAATTCGATTTCAGCGCCTGCATGGTCTGCGGAACATGCTCGAACGGATGCCCGATCACCGGCACTCCCGGAATGGAGGGGTGGGATACGCGCAAGGTCATGCGCATGCTTTCCTACGGCATGGTGGACGAGGTGGTGGACTCCAACTTTCCGTGGTTGTGCACGGGGTGCGGACGGTGCGCCTATTCCTGTCCCATGGGCATCGACATTCCCGCTGTCATGGCCCACATGAAGTCCTTGCGAGACCGGGACAAGGTGCCCGGGACCCTGCACCAGGGCATGCAGAACAACGTGGATACCGGGAACAATCTGGCCATTGCCAGGGAGGATTACCTGGAAGGGATGGCCGAGTTGGGCGCGGAAATGGCCGAAGAGTGTCCCGGGTTCTATGTCCCGGTGGACAAGGATGACGCCAAGATTCTCTTCTTCCCCAATTCCAAGGAAGTCTACGGCGATTTCGAGGATCAATTCTGGTGGTGGAAGGTCTTCTATGCCGCGAAGGAGGACTGGACCGTTCCTTCCGCAGGATGGGAGGCAGTGGACTGGGCGTTGTTTACCGGCAACTACGCCGCCAACAGGAAGCTGGCCAAGCGCAAGATCGACTTCATGAAGGAGCACAACATCGAACGGATGATCATGCCTGACTGCGGCGGTGGGTCGTACGGTTGCCGCAAGGGTATGGAGACTTGTGTTCTGGAGGACCCCAACAACGAGGTCGGGTTCACCTATCTCTATGACTACCTCATCCAGATCATTCGCGAGGGCCGCATCCGGCTCGACAAGTCGGTCAACGCAGGCAAGAGGTTTACCTGGCACGACTCCTGTAAGCATGGCCGCGAGCTGGCTCGGCATTTCGGCAAGGGTTACTACGAGGAGCCTCGCTGGATCATCCGACAGTGCGTGGACGACTTTGCGGACATGACGCCCAACCGGGGATTGAACTATTGCTGCGGTGCCGGTGGCGGCATGTGGCCCATGCCGTTCGAGGATGAGTCCGCCTACCATGCCCGGCGCAAGTATGACCAGATCAGGCGAAGCGGCGCCGACGTGGTGGTGGTCGGGTGCTCCAATTGCCGCGACCAGATCATGAAACGCATCCCTAAATACTACACGGAGTACACCTACGAGGTGAAATACATCTGGCAACTGGTGGCCGAGACCCTGGTGTTGGAACCCTGGGAGGAGGAGATGGTGGAAAAGGCCAACTCCCTGGCCAACGCCCAATGGGAGAAGTTCGGTGTGGATCTGTCAGCCATGGAATATTGA
- a CDS encoding universal stress protein encodes MFKDIIVGVTPTGIDECAVKAAAEFATKFESKLYLTHVAGMEQGWGAIEHLEPSGETGRLKEKMEDMYGSYLGSIPGSQIVVVAGIPHNELLRLARKKNTDLIVMGPHTKAYEEKRSHMWNMAGSTLERVSQRARCPVMIVHKDVVCKEPLFDKILVATDFSEQAECAVAYGGQMARQYKADLVVMHVAGPGGPDSGEVVARLKEEYGGRLDGVKGCSFEACAGEPAMEILRMARQGNADLILMAHHSKEQDPEKAFLGSTVTQVALNAPCPTMSVNRHFDLRCGLMYDQTGQVVTAEAEATV; translated from the coding sequence ATGTTTAAGGACATCATTGTGGGCGTCACGCCTACCGGAATCGACGAATGCGCGGTCAAGGCGGCGGCCGAATTCGCCACCAAGTTCGAGTCCAAGCTTTATCTTACCCACGTTGCGGGCATGGAGCAGGGCTGGGGGGCCATTGAACACCTTGAGCCTTCCGGCGAGACGGGGCGACTCAAGGAAAAGATGGAGGATATGTACGGCAGCTACCTCGGGTCCATTCCCGGGTCGCAGATCGTGGTCGTGGCGGGTATCCCGCACAACGAGCTTCTGCGATTGGCCAGGAAGAAGAACACTGACCTGATCGTCATGGGGCCTCACACCAAGGCCTATGAGGAGAAGCGGTCACACATGTGGAATATGGCGGGCTCCACACTGGAGCGGGTCAGTCAGCGAGCCCGTTGTCCGGTCATGATCGTGCACAAGGATGTTGTCTGCAAGGAACCGTTGTTCGACAAGATCCTCGTGGCAACGGACTTCTCCGAGCAGGCCGAGTGCGCCGTGGCCTACGGCGGACAGATGGCGCGGCAGTATAAGGCCGACCTTGTGGTCATGCACGTGGCCGGTCCCGGCGGACCGGACAGCGGCGAGGTCGTGGCCCGGCTGAAGGAGGAATACGGCGGGCGTCTTGACGGCGTGAAGGGGTGCTCCTTCGAAGCCTGCGCGGGCGAACCGGCCATGGAAATCCTGCGTATGGCGCGCCAGGGCAACGCGGACCTGATCCTCATGGCGCACCATTCCAAGGAGCAGGATCCGGAAAAGGCGTTTCTCGGCTCCACGGTCACTCAGGTGGCGCTTAATGCGCCTTGTCCGACCATGAGTGTCAACCGCCACTTCGACCTGCGCTGCGGCCTTATGTACGACCAGACAGGCCAGGTGGTCACTGCCGAGGCCGAGGCCACGGTTTAG